TTCGAGGCCCGCGTCCGACAGCGCCGAGTTCGGGAGCGGTTCGCCCTCGATGCCCGCCTCGACGTTCGCGGCGGCCATCTCGGCCATCCGGCCCCGCGTCGCGACGCTCGAACTCCCGATGTGCGGCGTCACGACGAGCTTCTCGGGCGCGTGTCGCAGCAGCCGGTGGTCGGCCGGGAGCGGCTCGGGGTCGGTGACGTCCAGTCCGGCCCGGCCGATCTCCCCCGCGTCGAGCGCGGCGTCGAGGGCGTCGGTGTCGACGACCTCGCCGCGGGCGGTGTTGACCAGGACGGCGTCTTCGGCCATCGTTTCCAGCTCGGCCTCGCCGATGAGGCCCTCGGTCTCCTCGGTCAGGGGGACGTGAAGCGAGACGAAGTCGCTCTCCGTCAGGAGGTCCTCGAGATCGACGTACGTCGCGTCGACGCCGTGCTCGACGAGCTCCGTCTCGCGGTCGGGCTTGCGGCTCCGCCCGGTGTACAGGACGTCCATATCGAAGCCCGCGGCGCGCCGCGCCGTGGCGGCGCCGATGTCCCCGAGGCCGACGATCCCGAGGGTGGCGCCGTGGACGTCCGCGCCCATCAGGAGCGTCGGCACCCAGGCCTCCCACTCGTCGGCCGCGACGTAGTCGTGGCCCTCGACGGTCCGCCGAGCGCAGGCCATCAGGAGCGACCACGCGAGGTCGGCCGTCGTCTCGGTCAGGACGCCCGGCGTGTGGCCGACGGCGATGTCCCGCTCGGCGGCGGCCGCGAGGTCGACGTGGTCGTAGCCGACCGAGTACGTGCTGACGACCGCCAGATCGGGCGAGGCGTTCAACACGTCGTCGTCGATCTCGTCGGAGAGCAGACAGAGCAGCCCCTCCGCGTCGTGCTCGCGGAGTTGGGACTCGATGTGGGACTTCCCTGGCGGGAGCTTCTCCTCCCAGACGACGACCTCGTACCGCTCGCGGAGTCGGTCGAGCCCCGCGTCCGGGATCGCCCGCGTCACGTACACCGTCGGTCTGTCTGTCATATCTCCCCCTCCGACCCGGACCGTCAAAGTATCTTGGAGTCGCGGCGACGCGCGCCCGGTGAACGGTCGCCGCGACGCCTCCGATGGTTTGATATGCCGTATCCGTCTCTTCGCGCGTATGCACACGATCGAACACGACATCGAGCGACCCGACCGCGACGTCGTCGCGGCCTTCGAGGAGATCCCGAGCACCATCGTCTCCGACGTCACCGGGAACGTCGGCATCACGATGGATCCCGGGATCCGCCCCGCCTCCGACGGCATCGAGATGGCGGGGACCGCGATCACCGTCAAGGCCGCTCCGGGCGACAATCTGATCATTCACAAGGCGATCACGATGGCCGAGCCGGGCGACGTCCTCGTGATCGACTGCGACGGCTACGTCGGCACCGGCCACGTGGGCGAACTGATGTGTACCTCCTGCAAGGCGAACGACCTGGCGGGGCTCGTCATCGACGGCGGCTACCGGGACAGCCGCGAGATCGCCGAGATGGCGTTCCCCGTCTACGGCCGCGGCGTGAACCCCCAGGGGCCGCTGAAGCAGGACCCCGGCTCGGTCAACGTCACGGTCTCCTGCGGCGGCGTCAGCGTCGATCCGGGCGACATCGTCGTCGGCGACGACGACGGGCTGGCCGTCATCCCCGGCGACGGCGCCGAGCGCGTCCTCGAACTCGCCCGCGAGAAGCTCGACGCCGAAGACACGACCCGCGAAGAGATCGAAGACGGCACGTACCTCTTCGACCTGAAGGGCTACGACGAGCTGTTCGAGGAACTGGAAGTCGTCGGGCCCGAGGACTCGATCCAGTAGGCGCGACTGATCGCTCCCCGTTCGCAGTTCGCAGTTCGCAGTTCGCTGTCCGCGGTTCGCAATTCTTCATCCGTGGCCCTCCCATCGCCGTCGAGCGCCCACCCCGCTTCATCTCTCCGAACTTCAACATCGTTGGAATCTCTCACAGCGCTTAAGACCCCGGAGATTCACGGATCGAGTATGACTGACCCGGACGAATCGGACGCACGCGGACTGAAGAGCGTCGAGCGGGCTTTCGACGTGATTGAATTTCTCCGGGACTCCGGCGGGGCGACGCTCTCGGAGACGGCCGACGCGCTCGACCTGGCGGTGAGCACGGCCCACATCCACCTCTCGACGCTCGTCGACACGGGCTATCTCGTCCGCGACGGCGACGAGTATCGCTGTAGCTTCGAGTTCCTGCGGACCGGCGGCGACCGGCGGGACGGGATGGCGCTCTACCGGGCGGCGAAGCCCGAACTCGACGAACTCCGCGACGAGACCGGCGAGCACACGAACGTGATGGTCGAAGAGCGGGGCTACTCGGTGCAGCTCTACAAGTCCGAGAGCCCGGAATCCATCGACGACGATGCCTCGCTCGGCGACCACTTCTATCTCCACCTGACCGCCACCGGGAAAGCGATCCTCGCGGAGTTCGACGACGAGCGGGTCTCCGAAGTGCTCGACCGGCGCGGGATGCCGGCCAACACGGAGGATACGATCACCGACGAGGCGGTCCTCCGGGAGGAACTGGAGACGATCCGCGAGCGGGGCTACTCGATCAACCGCGGCGAGCACTTCCCCGGCGTCTGTGCCATCGGGACGGCGATCGTCTCCGAGCCCGACGGCGCCATCGGCGCCATCAGCATCAGCGGCCCGCGGAGTCGGCTCACGAGCGAACGGATCGAGACGGAGCTCGCGCCGGCGCTCCTCAACAAGAAGAACATCATCGAGCTGAAAATCCGTCAGTACGAGTAGCGGACCCTCGGACGCTCAGGCTACGCCGCGGGGATTCGTGCCGGTCGGGTCACTCCGGCGGGCTGTCCCACTCGCCGCCGTTGTCCTTCGGCTCGTAGCCGAGGACGGCCTGGGCGTGCTCGATGTCGAACCACCGCGCGTCGTTGCCGCTGACCGCGTAGAACGCGTCGTAGGTGACGTCGTCGTCTTCGAGACAGCACTCCAGCAGGTGCGCGAAGTCCCGCTGGGAGGTCCAGGAGGCCTTAAGCCGCTTTACCATCTCCTCGTACTCCTCGCTGCCGCGCTCCCACGAGCCGGTCTGGGACTGGTCCCACACCTCGTCCTCGTCGACCTTGTGCTCGTCGCCGCGGTCGACCCCGCGCTCGGCGTCGCCGTAGGGGTGGTCGTACTCGGCGGTCCGCACGCTCGAAATCCGCAGCGAGTAGACCTGCTCGGGGGCGCCGTCGCGGCGCGCGTGCGTCCGGCAGATGTGCTCGCCGAACATCTTGGAGGCGCCGTAGTAGCCGTCGGGCTTCGGCAGCGACTCGTGTGTGAGACGGAACGGATCGTGCTCGCTCGGGTAGTCCTCGTCGTAGAGGTCGGGAGCGTGGTCCTCCTCGTAGAGGCCCATCACACGCTGTGAGGACGCGTAGATGAGCTTCGGGACGTCGGCGTCCTTCATCGCCTGGAGGACGTTGTAGGTCCCCACGATGTTCGGCTCGATGATGTCCTCGAAGTCGGCACCCGCGTCGGACTGCGCGGCGAGGTGGATCACCGCGTCCTGTCCGTCGAACGCCGGCCGGATCGCCTCGTAGTCGGCGATGTCCGCGACGTGCGTCTCGTAGTCGGGGTGGTCGCTCCGGTTCAGGTAGGTGAAGTCGTACTGTTCCTTCTCGGCCAGGTGATTGAGGATGGCCTCTCCCGCCTCGCCGAACGGACCCGTCACAAGGACGTTCTGGGCTTCCATCACTGGAGCAATCTTCCCAGCCAACCGTATTTAAAATTATGCATCCGAGGACGATCGCGGCCGGGATTCGACCCCCTCAGCCGTTCGAGGGTGTTTCAACAATATTGAAATAAGATCGTATGGAAGTCCATCGATTCTCACGCCTGTACGAGTGTTATTTTCGACCTCGGCCGGAGCGTCTCGACCGGAACCGACCGCGAACAGGCGGTTCAAAATAATGGAAAATAATGGGTGACTCCCGCGTTCGGTTCCGGGTCGGTGCCGGATCGCGTCGGGATCTCTGATGCACTTCGCCTACGCCGTCGCGATCGGCGCCCCGTGTTCTGGACCGGGACCCCGACGTCCCTGATCGCGAGGCGGGCGACCGTCTCGGATAGCGGAGATCCATCGGAAATCGAAATATGTCTTCTAAATAAAAAGACAGCAAACAATGAAATACTGTTATCCATAAATTAGATAATAGTAATTCAAAAGCTTATCAGATGGTAATTCACACTGAATCCTAAAAATATAGAATTATATAACATTTGAAAATACATAACAGAAATACTATGAAAATCTCTTTCTTCCGCGTCGAGAGCACTCACGTCGAAGCCTCATCGAATCCCAAAAGGCATTTATCGGACTGTAATTAGATGTAATTACGAGATGTCAGACGAGTTCCCCGATTACCTCGACGTCGACTACACGGACGGCGAAGGCGAGACGCCCGAGGATTACCCGACGATCCAGGACAAGATCGAGAAGGCGATCGAGGTCACGAAGCGCGGCCTCGAAGAGTACCGCAACCCCGCGGTGATGTGGACCGGTGGGAAAGACTCGACGCTCACGCTGTACTTCATCAAGGAGGTCGCCGAGAAGTACGACCTGGAGACCCCGCCCGCGGTCTTCATCGACCACTACCAGCACTTCGACGAGATCCACGACTTCGTCGACCACTGGGCCGAGGAGTGGGATCTCGACGTCGTCTACGCCCGCAACGAGGACGTCGGCGCCTACGTCGACGAACACGACCTCGAACCCGGCGACGACATCCCCGTCTCGGAGCTCTCCGAGCACAATCAACACCACGTACGGAACCTCCTCGAATACGAGGAGGATACCTTCCCGTTCCTGCTGGACACCTACGTCGGCAACCACCTGCTGAAGACGGTCGCGCTGAACGACGTCCTCGAATCCGAGGACATCGACGGCGTCATCTCCGGCGTCCGCTGGGACGAACAGGAGGCCCGCGCCGACGAGACGTTCTTCTCGCCGCGGCACGACCCCGACATCTACCCGCCGCACGACCGCATCCAGCCCATCCTCCAGTTCGACGAGGCGTCGGTCTGGGAGGCCTTCTGGCACTTCGTGGTCCCGGACACCGTCGAGGACTACCCCGACGACGGCTACGTCCCGCAGGGCGCCGACGACCTGCCGAACGGGCTCGCGATGGACGACATCCCCGTCTCGCCGAAGTACTTCGCCGGCTTCCGCTCGCTCGGAAGCGAGGTCTCGACCGACAAGACCACAGAAGAGCCGGCGTGGCTGCAGGATATGGAGAACACGACCGAGCGCGCGGGCCGCGCCCAGGACAAGGAGGACCTGATGGAGCGCCTGCGCGACCTCGGCTACATGTAAGCTCGGTCCGAAAACAGCCTACTGCGCGGGCGCGTCGGACTCGACGTCGACGCGCTCGTGGATCGGCCCCTCGCGTTCTTTGAGGTGCCGCGGCTCCCGCCCGTTCGAGACCGCCAGCGCCTCGCCCACGATGCTGTGGGCGATCTGGTAGGGCGACCCGCCGCCGAGGTCGAGTCCGACCGGCGTGTACAGCGACGCCAGTTGGGACTCCGTGTAGGTCTCGTCGAAGGCCTCGCGCATCTCCTCGAAGCGCTCGCGCGGCCCCATCAGGCCGACGTACGGCACGCCGGCGTCGAGCAACGACTCGACCGTGAGTTGATCGTCGACGAAGTTGTGCGTCATCACGACCGCGTAGGTCCGGTCGTCGAGGTCGAGGTCGTCCGGGACGGTCGCGGGCGAGGTGGTGACGATCCGGTCCGCCGCGGGGAAGCGCTCGTCGAGGTCGACCGCGCCGCGGAAGCCGACGACCGTGACCCGGAAGTCGTTCTTCGCGGCGAACTCCGTGACGGGGCCGACGTCGTGGCCGGTCCCGAACACGACCAGGTCGGCCGGCGCGGCCAGCCCGTCGATGAAGACCTCGATTTCCGTCCCGTCGTGATCGACGGTGACGGTGTCGGCCTTTCCGTCCGCGGCCAGTTCGCCGGCCGGCCCCGCGAGCCCCGCCGGCCAGTCCGCCGCGTCGTCGCCGTCGGGCGTCCGCAGGGCGTCGCGCTCGGGGTGGTAGTACGCGCGGTCGCCCTGCTCGAACGCCGAGTCGCCGCCGTCGAGGACGGTGAGCACGCCGACGTCTCTCCCCTCCGAGAACGCCTCGACGGCCGGGCGGTAGGTCTCCGAGAGGGGTTCGAGGAGGACCTCGATGACGCCGTTACAGCCGACGCCGAGTCCCCAGACGTCCTCGTCGTCGTCCTCCATCAGGTCGTAGGTGACGAGCTCGGGCCGACCGCGCTCGCGGACCCGGGCGCCGACTTTCACGAGTTCGTCTTCGAGACAGCCGGCGGTGATGCTGCCGACGCCCGCGCCCCCCTCGTCGAGGAGCATCTTCGCGCCGGGCCGCCGGTAGGCGTTGCCGTCGACGTCGACGATGGTCGCCAGGACGTCGGTGCCGCCGGCGTCGAGTCGGTCGCGGATGCGCTGTACTACCTCCGTCTCGGGAACGCTCCAGTTTCGCTGTGTCATGGATTCGTGGATTCGTCGTGGCTCTCGGTCGTCTCCGGCTGTGCTCGCTCGCCGCCCCTCCCGTCCGCCCGTTCGCCGAGCGCGACGCCCGCGGGGCGTGCCCCGGCGACGTACACCTTCTCGACGCCGGCGTCGTGGAGGTCGGTGCCGCACGCCCCCGCCGCGACAGCCTCGCGAGCCCGCGAGCGGTCCGTGACCGACGCGCCGGCGACGACGTCGACGCCCGCCTCGAACAGCGGCCCGGGGAGGAACGACGCGGTCGCCCCGATCACGATCACCGTCGCCTCGGCGGGCGCCGCCGCGAGGTACCGGTCGATGCCGCCGTAGATGAGCGCCGATCCGGTGACGAAGACGACCGCCGCGTCCGAGAGCGCCGCGTCGGCCCCGGCGGGCGTGTGGGTCCGCACCGCGATGCCGTCGGGGTCGGGCACGTCGTCGATCGGCTCGCGCTCGATCACCCTGACCTCGACGCCGTCGAACTTCCGGAACGCGGGGCCGAACAGTCCGACCGTCGCGATGCGCTCGACGTCGGCGTCGAGCAGCGCCATCGGATCCCCCGTCTGCCAGTCGACGAGCGGCGCCGAGAGCGCGTTCGCGGTCGCGATCCCGAGCGCCCGCTCGGCTCGTGTCGCGTCGTCGCACGCCCCGTCCAGCAGCGCTTCGACGTCGCGTTCGGCGGTCGCAGCCCCGCCGTCGACCCACTCGGACGGCCGGTGTGCCAGCCCGGCGTCGACCGCGCCCGTGTTCGTCTCCCGTATCTCGACGAGGACGACCCGCTCGCCGACCGTGATCCGCTCGATTTCGGTACTCCCGACGTCCCGCGCCTCGCGGATTCGATCGACCACGGCCCGAAGGATCCCGCTCATCCGTCACTCCCCGCGTCGGCCGCGCGTTCGGTCCTGCGT
This is a stretch of genomic DNA from Halobellus sp. MBLA0158. It encodes these proteins:
- a CDS encoding 2-hydroxyacid dehydrogenase, translated to MTDRPTVYVTRAIPDAGLDRLRERYEVVVWEEKLPPGKSHIESQLREHDAEGLLCLLSDEIDDDVLNASPDLAVVSTYSVGYDHVDLAAAAERDIAVGHTPGVLTETTADLAWSLLMACARRTVEGHDYVAADEWEAWVPTLLMGADVHGATLGIVGLGDIGAATARRAAGFDMDVLYTGRSRKPDRETELVEHGVDATYVDLEDLLTESDFVSLHVPLTEETEGLIGEAELETMAEDAVLVNTARGEVVDTDALDAALDAGEIGRAGLDVTDPEPLPADHRLLRHAPEKLVVTPHIGSSSVATRGRMAEMAAANVEAGIEGEPLPNSALSDAGLE
- a CDS encoding 4-carboxy-4-hydroxy-2-oxoadipate aldolase/oxaloacetate decarboxylase, whose protein sequence is MHTIEHDIERPDRDVVAAFEEIPSTIVSDVTGNVGITMDPGIRPASDGIEMAGTAITVKAAPGDNLIIHKAITMAEPGDVLVIDCDGYVGTGHVGELMCTSCKANDLAGLVIDGGYRDSREIAEMAFPVYGRGVNPQGPLKQDPGSVNVTVSCGGVSVDPGDIVVGDDDGLAVIPGDGAERVLELAREKLDAEDTTREEIEDGTYLFDLKGYDELFEELEVVGPEDSIQ
- a CDS encoding IclR family transcriptional regulator; this translates as MTDPDESDARGLKSVERAFDVIEFLRDSGGATLSETADALDLAVSTAHIHLSTLVDTGYLVRDGDEYRCSFEFLRTGGDRRDGMALYRAAKPELDELRDETGEHTNVMVEERGYSVQLYKSESPESIDDDASLGDHFYLHLTATGKAILAEFDDERVSEVLDRRGMPANTEDTITDEAVLREELETIRERGYSINRGEHFPGVCAIGTAIVSEPDGAIGAISISGPRSRLTSERIETELAPALLNKKNIIELKIRQYE
- a CDS encoding NAD-dependent epimerase/dehydratase family protein is translated as MEAQNVLVTGPFGEAGEAILNHLAEKEQYDFTYLNRSDHPDYETHVADIADYEAIRPAFDGQDAVIHLAAQSDAGADFEDIIEPNIVGTYNVLQAMKDADVPKLIYASSQRVMGLYEEDHAPDLYDEDYPSEHDPFRLTHESLPKPDGYYGASKMFGEHICRTHARRDGAPEQVYSLRISSVRTAEYDHPYGDAERGVDRGDEHKVDEDEVWDQSQTGSWERGSEEYEEMVKRLKASWTSQRDFAHLLECCLEDDDVTYDAFYAVSGNDARWFDIEHAQAVLGYEPKDNGGEWDSPPE
- a CDS encoding phosphoadenosine phosphosulfate reductase family protein — its product is MSDEFPDYLDVDYTDGEGETPEDYPTIQDKIEKAIEVTKRGLEEYRNPAVMWTGGKDSTLTLYFIKEVAEKYDLETPPAVFIDHYQHFDEIHDFVDHWAEEWDLDVVYARNEDVGAYVDEHDLEPGDDIPVSELSEHNQHHVRNLLEYEEDTFPFLLDTYVGNHLLKTVALNDVLESEDIDGVISGVRWDEQEARADETFFSPRHDPDIYPPHDRIQPILQFDEASVWEAFWHFVVPDTVEDYPDDGYVPQGADDLPNGLAMDDIPVSPKYFAGFRSLGSEVSTDKTTEEPAWLQDMENTTERAGRAQDKEDLMERLRDLGYM
- a CDS encoding XdhC family protein, with the protein product MTQRNWSVPETEVVQRIRDRLDAGGTDVLATIVDVDGNAYRRPGAKMLLDEGGAGVGSITAGCLEDELVKVGARVRERGRPELVTYDLMEDDDEDVWGLGVGCNGVIEVLLEPLSETYRPAVEAFSEGRDVGVLTVLDGGDSAFEQGDRAYYHPERDALRTPDGDDAADWPAGLAGPAGELAADGKADTVTVDHDGTEIEVFIDGLAAPADLVVFGTGHDVGPVTEFAAKNDFRVTVVGFRGAVDLDERFPAADRIVTTSPATVPDDLDLDDRTYAVVMTHNFVDDQLTVESLLDAGVPYVGLMGPRERFEEMREAFDETYTESQLASLYTPVGLDLGGGSPYQIAHSIVGEALAVSNGREPRHLKEREGPIHERVDVESDAPAQ
- a CDS encoding Rossmann-like domain-containing protein; its protein translation is MSGILRAVVDRIREARDVGSTEIERITVGERVVLVEIRETNTGAVDAGLAHRPSEWVDGGAATAERDVEALLDGACDDATRAERALGIATANALSAPLVDWQTGDPMALLDADVERIATVGLFGPAFRKFDGVEVRVIEREPIDDVPDPDGIAVRTHTPAGADAALSDAAVVFVTGSALIYGGIDRYLAAAPAEATVIVIGATASFLPGPLFEAGVDVVAGASVTDRSRAREAVAAGACGTDLHDAGVEKVYVAGARPAGVALGERADGRGGERAQPETTESHDESTNP